Proteins from a genomic interval of Pseudodesulfovibrio nedwellii:
- a CDS encoding Hpt domain-containing protein, which yields MLDSHTTAARIYPVLELDEICEFLELTRNEIMMLVPKAVEEVEYRFDLIRKSVRSNDFNEIVLHSHTLKSVAASIGARATREVVSKLESVAKRGDTDMCVRLIGELEEEVSRLAAEVAAL from the coding sequence ATGTTGGATTCACATACTACCGCTGCACGAATATATCCTGTCCTTGAACTTGATGAAATTTGCGAGTTTCTGGAATTGACGCGTAACGAGATTATGATGCTCGTACCCAAGGCCGTAGAGGAAGTTGAATATCGGTTTGATTTGATTCGGAAGAGCGTGCGATCCAATGATTTTAATGAGATCGTGCTTCATAGCCATACATTGAAGAGTGTAGCTGCTTCCATTGGGGCCAGGGCTACGCGTGAGGTCGTTTCTAAGTTGGAGTCGGTAGCGAAGAGAGGGGACACAGATATGTGTGTTCGGCTGATTGGTGAACTTGAGGAAGAAGTTTCTCGTCTCGCGGCTGAAGTTGCCGCTCTTTAA
- a CDS encoding DUF523 domain-containing protein gives MKEAPIIVSACLAGMYCRYNGDTQPHETIIELVSQGQAIPFCPEVHGGLSTPRAPCEIQENKVVDSDGIDRTEAFQRGAEEGLRLARLVGSHEAILKARSPSCGSSEIYDGTFSSTRIAGDGLFARLLKDNGFSIRTEEDLPE, from the coding sequence ATGAAAGAAGCACCTATAATTGTCTCCGCCTGTCTGGCGGGTATGTACTGTCGTTACAATGGCGATACACAGCCGCACGAAACCATTATCGAACTTGTCAGCCAAGGGCAGGCCATTCCATTTTGCCCTGAAGTTCACGGCGGTTTATCAACGCCGCGTGCCCCTTGTGAGATTCAGGAAAATAAAGTCGTCGACAGCGATGGCATTGATCGTACTGAGGCCTTCCAGCGAGGGGCTGAAGAAGGGTTGCGTCTAGCGCGACTTGTCGGGAGTCATGAGGCTATTCTTAAAGCCCGTTCTCCTTCTTGTGGAAGTAGTGAAATTTATGACGGTACGTTTTCGTCAACCCGTATTGCGGGTGACGGACTGTTTGCCAGATTGCTTAAGGATAACGGGTTTTCTATCCGTACCGAAGAGGATTTGCCTGAATGA
- the pstB gene encoding phosphate ABC transporter ATP-binding protein PstB — MTTAIKVSSDNLDFHYGEFKALEDISIQFESNRVTALIGPSGCGKSTYLRCINRMNDLIPGTRVDGKMTLDGQDVYASGIDVVSLRRRIGMVFQKPNPFPKSIFENVAYGLRVNGVKDKQFLEQKLEESLLGAALWDEVKDRLHTSALGLSGGQQQRLCIARALAVEPEVLLMDEPASALDPIATQKIEDLIHELKKEFTIIIVTHSMQQAARVSDKTAFFYMGKLIEVDETKAMFTNPANKQTEDYITGRFG, encoded by the coding sequence ATGACAACCGCCATCAAGGTGTCTTCCGACAACCTCGACTTCCATTACGGCGAATTCAAGGCTCTGGAAGACATCAGTATTCAATTCGAGTCGAACAGGGTCACAGCCCTTATCGGCCCATCCGGTTGCGGCAAATCAACATACTTGCGCTGCATCAACCGCATGAACGACCTCATTCCCGGCACCCGCGTGGATGGAAAAATGACCCTCGACGGTCAGGACGTATACGCATCAGGTATTGATGTGGTTTCCCTACGTCGCCGTATCGGAATGGTCTTCCAGAAGCCCAATCCCTTCCCCAAATCCATTTTCGAAAACGTGGCATACGGACTGCGCGTCAATGGAGTAAAGGACAAGCAGTTCCTGGAACAAAAACTCGAAGAGAGTCTGCTTGGCGCCGCTCTATGGGATGAAGTCAAAGACCGTCTTCACACCTCGGCTCTCGGGCTTTCCGGTGGTCAGCAGCAACGACTCTGCATTGCGCGAGCTCTGGCTGTTGAACCGGAAGTCCTCTTGATGGACGAACCGGCTTCGGCTCTGGACCCCATTGCCACCCAAAAAATCGAGGACCTTATTCACGAACTGAAAAAAGAGTTCACGATCATCATCGTCACCCACTCCATGCAGCAGGCTGCCCGCGTGTCCGACAAGACCGCATTCTTTTATATGGGCAAACTCATTGAAGTGGATGAAACCAAGGCCATGTTTACCAATCCGGCCAACAAGCAGACTGAAGATTATATCACGGGCCGTTTCGGTTAA
- a CDS encoding MFS transporter — protein MTDQLKKRRMYIFLLVLMVGTGVAFQGWRTLLNNFAVDVAGLDGLGMGIANSIREVPGFLAMLAIYVILIIREHRLAALSVIITGVGVGLTGLFPSLTGIICTTLLMSFGFHYFETMNQSLTLQYFNHTEAPLVMGRLRSIGALTNITVGGFIYFLAKTLGYTEMFALFGAVAVCAGLWGMTRDPSREDLPLQHKKMVLKKKYWLFYALTLMSGARRQIFVAFAVFLLVEKFDYSIQQITILFVCNNVINYFANPLIGKAVNRFGERAVLSVEYSTLILVFLGYAYTDSPLLAGAFYVVDNVVFNFSMGIKTFYQKIADSKDIASGMAVGFTINHIAAVFIPVMGGIAWITNYRAVFLGAVVMSLVSLILTQLIPDQLRKIRATG, from the coding sequence ATGACTGATCAGCTTAAAAAGCGCCGAATGTATATTTTTCTCCTCGTACTCATGGTGGGTACGGGCGTGGCCTTTCAGGGATGGCGCACCCTACTCAACAACTTTGCCGTGGATGTCGCAGGCCTTGACGGGCTGGGTATGGGTATCGCGAACTCAATTCGCGAAGTCCCCGGCTTTCTGGCAATGCTCGCAATTTATGTCATCCTGATCATCAGGGAACACCGACTGGCAGCGCTGTCAGTCATTATAACCGGAGTGGGGGTCGGACTGACCGGACTTTTCCCCTCCCTGACCGGTATTATCTGCACCACCCTGCTCATGAGTTTCGGCTTTCACTACTTCGAAACCATGAACCAATCGCTCACATTACAATATTTCAATCATACCGAAGCGCCGTTGGTCATGGGACGGCTCAGAAGTATCGGAGCACTGACAAACATCACAGTGGGTGGATTCATCTATTTTTTGGCAAAAACACTTGGATACACCGAAATGTTTGCACTCTTCGGAGCCGTGGCGGTCTGCGCAGGCCTCTGGGGAATGACGCGAGATCCGTCCAGGGAAGACCTTCCCCTCCAGCACAAAAAAATGGTCCTGAAAAAAAAGTACTGGCTCTTTTATGCCCTGACACTCATGAGCGGTGCCAGACGACAAATATTCGTGGCCTTTGCCGTATTCCTTCTGGTGGAAAAATTCGATTACTCCATCCAACAAATCACGATCCTTTTCGTCTGCAACAACGTGATCAACTATTTCGCCAATCCGCTTATCGGCAAGGCGGTCAACCGCTTCGGAGAACGGGCCGTTCTCAGTGTGGAATATTCGACGCTGATTCTGGTCTTCCTCGGGTACGCCTATACTGACAGCCCTCTTCTGGCAGGAGCCTTCTATGTCGTGGACAATGTCGTTTTCAATTTCTCCATGGGCATTAAAACCTTTTACCAAAAGATCGCCGATTCCAAAGACATTGCCTCGGGCATGGCCGTAGGATTCACCATTAATCACATCGCCGCTGTCTTTATTCCAGTGATGGGCGGTATCGCCTGGATCACGAACTACAGAGCCGTATTTCTTGGCGCGGTCGTCATGTCACTGGTTTCACTGATTTTGACACAACTTATCCCCGACCAGTTACGCAAGATTCGAGCAACCGGTTGA
- a CDS encoding F0F1 ATP synthase subunit epsilon: MATLKLEIVTPDRKVLSEDVDYVGAPGIMGEFGILPNHVPFLSALGIGNLHYNQDGKAHYVFVSGGFAEVSHNKVTILAEVAEKATEIDSDRAKLAKERAEKRASAAKEKMDAIRNQTALKRAIMRISCKSSGLDAGTC; encoded by the coding sequence ATGGCCACATTGAAACTTGAGATCGTCACTCCCGACCGGAAAGTACTTTCCGAGGACGTGGATTACGTGGGCGCACCCGGTATCATGGGTGAATTCGGCATCTTGCCGAACCACGTTCCCTTCCTGTCCGCTCTGGGAATCGGCAATCTCCATTATAACCAAGACGGCAAGGCGCATTACGTCTTCGTCTCCGGTGGATTCGCTGAAGTCAGCCACAACAAGGTCACTATTCTGGCCGAAGTTGCTGAAAAGGCCACCGAGATTGATTCTGACCGCGCCAAGTTAGCTAAAGAACGTGCTGAAAAGCGCGCTTCCGCGGCCAAGGAAAAGATGGACGCCATCCGCAACCAGACTGCCCTGAAGCGCGCAATTATGCGCATCAGCTGCAAGTCCAGCGGTTTGGACGCAGGCACCTGCTAG
- a CDS encoding M48 family metallopeptidase, whose translation MTEFVGLPLTIKINPRAKRVLVKLVPGVGLEVVVPRGFDHALVPDILLEKQRWIERTRDILLAEGRDLSGELPDLPNVIDFKAWDRVYQVDYLERSGPVKVIENVARLQVSGPVEDRRSIFEALQIFTAKKAREVLLPRLEFMCRHTGLTYTALRIRRQKTRWGSCSARGTISLNAKLLFLPLELVDHLLLHELCHTRQLNHSKRYWALVASYEPDYLRLEDEVKHGGKYVPRWFT comes from the coding sequence ATGACCGAGTTTGTCGGATTGCCATTGACCATCAAAATAAATCCGCGTGCCAAGCGGGTGTTGGTTAAACTGGTACCGGGCGTCGGGTTGGAAGTGGTCGTCCCTCGTGGGTTTGACCATGCGTTAGTCCCGGATATTTTGCTTGAAAAGCAACGGTGGATTGAGCGCACCCGTGACATTTTACTGGCTGAAGGACGTGATCTCTCAGGCGAGTTGCCTGATTTGCCCAATGTGATTGATTTCAAGGCATGGGATCGGGTGTATCAGGTGGATTATCTGGAGAGATCCGGTCCAGTAAAGGTAATTGAGAATGTGGCCCGACTTCAAGTCAGTGGTCCTGTTGAAGATCGGCGATCAATATTTGAGGCTTTGCAGATATTTACGGCGAAAAAAGCACGTGAAGTCCTGTTGCCGCGATTGGAATTTATGTGTCGGCACACTGGATTGACCTATACGGCTTTACGCATTCGGCGACAGAAGACGCGCTGGGGCAGTTGTTCTGCTCGGGGAACGATATCTCTCAACGCCAAGCTGCTGTTTTTACCGCTGGAACTGGTCGATCACCTGCTCCTTCACGAACTTTGTCATACCAGACAGCTAAACCACTCAAAGCGCTATTGGGCTTTGGTGGCATCGTATGAGCCTGATTACCTGCGTCTTGAAGACGAGGTAAAGCATGGCGGGAAGTATGTTCCGAGGTGGTTTACTTAG
- the atpD gene encoding F0F1 ATP synthase subunit beta, with the protein MANTGKIVQVIGAVVDVEFAEGNLPNILSAMEIKNPNSADAPILICEVAQHLGNNVVRTIAMDATEGLVRGMEATDLESPITVPVGAGSLGRIMNVVGEPADEMGPVPCEKRLPIHREAPAFTELSTKVELLETGIKVVDLLIPFPKGGKMGLFGGAGVGKTVILMEMINNIAKQHGGISVFAGVGERTREGNDLYYEMKEAGVLEKAALVYGQMNEPPGARARVALTALTCAEYFRDEEGQDVLLFVDNIFRFTQAGAEVSALLGRMPSAVGYQPTLGTDLGKLQERITSTNKGSITSVQAVYVPADDLTDPAPATTFAHLDGTLVLSRAISELGIYPAVDPLDSTSRILSPEVIGEGHYATAREVQSVLQKYKDLQDIIAILGMDELSDEDKQTVARARRVQRFLSQPFHVAEVFTGVPGVYVKTEDTVQAFRDILDGKYDDLPEQAFYMCGGIEEAIEKAKQ; encoded by the coding sequence ATGGCTAATACTGGTAAAATCGTTCAGGTAATCGGCGCCGTTGTCGACGTCGAATTTGCCGAAGGGAATCTTCCCAACATTCTGTCTGCGATGGAGATTAAAAATCCCAATAGCGCTGATGCACCAATCCTCATTTGTGAGGTTGCACAGCACCTGGGTAACAACGTCGTACGCACCATTGCCATGGACGCCACCGAAGGTCTCGTCCGCGGCATGGAAGCAACCGACCTTGAATCTCCGATCACCGTTCCCGTCGGTGCTGGCTCTTTGGGCCGCATCATGAACGTTGTTGGTGAGCCTGCTGATGAAATGGGTCCGGTTCCCTGCGAAAAGCGTCTTCCCATTCACCGTGAAGCTCCGGCATTCACCGAACTGTCCACCAAGGTGGAACTGCTCGAAACCGGCATCAAGGTCGTTGACCTGCTCATCCCGTTCCCGAAAGGTGGCAAGATGGGCCTCTTCGGCGGCGCAGGTGTTGGCAAGACCGTTATCCTCATGGAAATGATCAACAACATCGCTAAGCAGCACGGTGGTATCTCCGTATTCGCTGGTGTTGGTGAGCGTACTCGTGAAGGAAACGACCTTTACTACGAAATGAAAGAAGCCGGCGTTCTGGAGAAAGCAGCGTTGGTTTACGGCCAGATGAACGAGCCTCCGGGAGCCCGCGCACGTGTTGCTCTGACCGCACTGACCTGCGCAGAGTACTTCCGTGACGAAGAAGGCCAGGACGTGCTTCTGTTCGTTGATAACATCTTCCGCTTCACTCAGGCTGGCGCAGAGGTCTCCGCACTTCTCGGCCGTATGCCTTCCGCGGTTGGTTATCAGCCTACTCTGGGTACTGACCTTGGTAAGCTGCAGGAGCGTATTACCTCCACCAACAAGGGTTCCATCACCTCCGTCCAGGCCGTTTACGTCCCTGCGGATGACTTGACTGACCCCGCACCGGCTACCACCTTTGCTCACCTTGACGGTACTTTGGTTCTGTCTCGTGCAATCTCCGAACTGGGTATTTACCCTGCTGTTGACCCGCTTGACTCCACGTCTCGTATCCTCTCCCCCGAAGTCATCGGTGAAGGACACTACGCGACTGCTCGTGAAGTCCAGTCCGTGTTGCAGAAGTACAAGGATCTCCAGGATATCATCGCTATTCTCGGTATGGACGAGCTGTCTGACGAAGACAAACAGACCGTTGCTCGTGCTCGTCGCGTCCAGCGCTTCCTGTCCCAGCCGTTCCACGTTGCTGAAGTCTTCACCGGTGTTCCCGGTGTCTACGTCAAGACCGAGGACACCGTGCAGGCATTCCGCGACATTCTCGACGGCAAGTACGACGACCTGCCCGAGCAGGCCTTCTACATGTGCGGCGGAATCGAGGAAGCCATCGAAAAAGCCAAGCAATAA
- the waaF gene encoding lipopolysaccharide heptosyltransferase II — protein sequence MSEYKKIGVWQTAFLGDAVLTLPMLRAIKDRFPDAELHFFVRTGFESIFAGQPEITAVHGFAKRGAQKSLNAAVRHGWEIGQQGFDLWISTHTSFRTALVSGATGIGRRIGYDKPWFNRFAYTETVDRKFNELDEIERLMELVKPLGIDVPAPKAELVLSEEAQGAASVYWEKACFDRPVLGIHPGSTWPTKCWPVEYFSEITARAVESGAHVLIFAGPGEEEVARQVEQGAKSDPVHVTNLAGKLSLPELAAYLGRLDAYLSNDSGPMHLAWTQDVPLVALFGPTVRSLGFFPRGDNSTVMETELVCRPCGLHGPKKCPEGHFKCMKLMTPDKVWEALRKKLGV from the coding sequence ATGAGTGAATACAAGAAAATTGGCGTCTGGCAGACTGCTTTTCTGGGCGACGCCGTACTGACCTTGCCTATGCTTCGGGCGATCAAGGACCGTTTTCCTGATGCGGAACTGCATTTTTTCGTGCGCACTGGCTTTGAATCGATTTTTGCCGGACAGCCGGAAATCACTGCTGTCCATGGCTTTGCCAAGCGCGGAGCACAGAAATCTTTAAATGCTGCGGTTCGTCATGGGTGGGAAATTGGACAACAGGGATTTGATCTGTGGATCTCAACACACACCAGTTTTCGTACCGCTTTGGTGAGTGGCGCGACCGGTATTGGTCGGCGCATTGGGTATGATAAGCCGTGGTTTAATCGGTTTGCATACACCGAGACCGTGGACCGAAAATTTAATGAGTTGGATGAAATTGAACGACTCATGGAATTGGTCAAACCTTTGGGTATTGATGTCCCGGCTCCAAAAGCGGAATTGGTCCTTTCTGAAGAAGCTCAAGGAGCGGCTTCGGTCTACTGGGAGAAAGCCTGTTTTGATAGGCCAGTACTTGGTATTCATCCTGGCTCTACTTGGCCTACGAAATGTTGGCCTGTAGAATATTTTAGTGAAATTACGGCCCGTGCGGTTGAAAGCGGAGCACACGTTCTTATTTTTGCTGGGCCTGGCGAAGAAGAAGTAGCCAGACAGGTAGAACAGGGGGCGAAGAGTGATCCTGTCCATGTGACGAATCTGGCTGGGAAGCTTTCCCTGCCAGAGCTGGCGGCTTATCTTGGCAGACTTGATGCGTATCTGAGCAATGATTCAGGCCCGATGCATCTGGCCTGGACACAGGATGTCCCTTTGGTGGCCTTGTTTGGTCCAACCGTCAGATCCCTTGGTTTTTTTCCGCGAGGAGACAATTCCACAGTCATGGAAACAGAATTAGTCTGCAGGCCTTGTGGTCTGCATGGACCGAAAAAATGCCCGGAAGGACATTTCAAGTGCATGAAGTTGATGACGCCTGATAAAGTTTGGGAGGCTCTTCGAAAAAAGCTCGGCGTCTGA
- a CDS encoding glycosyltransferase gives MRILMLAINDPAGTAIQFSKAINRHTTHSARLVTLESRYTHSWEKDMHVPDLGPDGMEEVAILMHEADVFHFHMTCDENQPFGHLLPADFIKGKAIVHHHHGHHDFRSNPESFRKKYKALGRRNLLVSTPDLMKLLPKAQWQPNLVPIDEPLFKPMWGRFDDDGPLKVCHSPTRKDLKNTDEFLDVVSTINKRKVHVSVDLIDDVPNTECLARKRRHHVLFDHMQGYYGVSSLEGLSQGVAVIAGLDEWNRARVSEFAKTEDLPWILAHTKKDLTDRLMEFIQDRPACEAAGKKGRAFMEQQWSDKRVIEHLAQFYDSLD, from the coding sequence ATGCGCATTCTTATGCTCGCCATTAACGACCCCGCCGGGACGGCTATCCAATTTTCCAAGGCCATCAATAGGCATACCACTCATTCAGCCCGCTTGGTCACGCTGGAAAGTCGATATACCCACTCCTGGGAAAAAGACATGCACGTCCCAGACCTCGGCCCAGACGGAATGGAAGAAGTCGCCATCCTCATGCACGAAGCTGACGTCTTTCATTTCCATATGACCTGCGACGAGAATCAACCTTTCGGGCATCTGTTACCTGCTGATTTCATCAAAGGTAAAGCTATTGTCCATCATCACCATGGGCACCATGACTTCCGGTCCAATCCCGAATCATTTCGCAAAAAATACAAGGCATTAGGGCGACGCAACCTGCTCGTTTCCACGCCGGACCTGATGAAACTGCTCCCCAAAGCCCAATGGCAGCCCAACCTCGTCCCTATTGATGAACCGCTGTTCAAACCCATGTGGGGACGCTTCGATGACGATGGCCCTCTCAAAGTCTGTCACTCCCCTACCCGCAAGGACCTCAAAAACACCGACGAATTTCTGGATGTTGTCAGTACCATCAACAAACGTAAGGTCCACGTGTCAGTCGACCTTATCGACGACGTTCCCAACACGGAATGTCTGGCTCGAAAACGCCGGCACCACGTCCTCTTTGATCACATGCAGGGATACTATGGCGTTTCCAGTCTGGAAGGCCTTTCACAGGGCGTAGCTGTAATTGCCGGACTCGACGAGTGGAATCGCGCCCGTGTATCGGAATTCGCCAAGACTGAAGATCTGCCGTGGATATTGGCACACACGAAAAAAGATTTGACAGATAGACTCATGGAATTCATCCAAGATCGTCCAGCCTGTGAAGCCGCAGGAAAGAAAGGGCGAGCATTCATGGAACAACAGTGGTCTGACAAACGAGTAATCGAGCATCTTGCACAATTCTACGATTCCCTCGACTAG
- the phoU gene encoding phosphate signaling complex protein PhoU, with protein sequence MEQRAHFSKKLEDLKVMVLRMAALSESAVHKAIKAYLENDADLAEAVIVGDDVINEMEDEIDNFSLELLALDQPMAVDLRTIVGAQRITVNLERLGDEASNLAHRAMFLSTRPPMPHNPKMEELANIVKHMLSDALKAYIDDDVALAGQVCRMDDRADDLNIAILRQLASEMVTESRIVERGIHAIIGARHLERIGDLATNVSESVVFVVEGTSMKHNCRG encoded by the coding sequence ATGGAACAACGCGCACATTTTTCAAAAAAACTCGAAGACCTCAAGGTCATGGTCCTGCGCATGGCAGCCCTGTCGGAATCCGCCGTGCACAAGGCGATCAAGGCCTACCTCGAAAATGACGCAGACTTAGCCGAAGCGGTTATAGTCGGCGACGACGTCATCAATGAAATGGAAGACGAAATCGACAATTTCAGCCTTGAACTGCTCGCACTTGATCAGCCCATGGCCGTGGATCTGCGAACCATTGTCGGTGCTCAAAGAATCACGGTGAATTTGGAACGCCTCGGCGATGAAGCCTCCAACCTGGCGCACAGGGCAATGTTCCTGTCCACCCGGCCACCCATGCCGCACAATCCAAAGATGGAAGAATTGGCAAACATCGTCAAACACATGCTTTCTGACGCCCTCAAGGCCTACATAGACGACGATGTCGCCTTGGCCGGACAGGTATGCCGTATGGATGATAGAGCCGACGATTTGAACATTGCCATTCTGCGGCAACTCGCTTCCGAGATGGTGACCGAGTCACGAATCGTGGAGCGAGGCATACACGCCATTATCGGCGCACGTCACCTTGAACGTATCGGCGACCTCGCCACCAATGTCTCCGAGTCTGTTGTCTTTGTCGTTGAAGGCACCAGCATGAAACATAATTGCAGGGGATAA
- a CDS encoding chemotaxis protein CheD: MKGLRQGLPKVFLQTGDCFFGVQPTLVSTVLGSCLAVTLHSPKLGIGTICHAFLPDSLQDRRQSTPEPQVCRFVDTALQNMLETMDKVGIPRRDLVIKMFGGGSGMVACKTPSGGFNIGKRNIEMARRLLKFARLPIQVEDVGGSQGRKLMFHTQTGEIWVKKLRKSECSGDASGNAGSKF; encoded by the coding sequence ATGAAAGGACTGAGGCAGGGACTTCCCAAAGTATTTCTCCAAACAGGTGACTGTTTCTTCGGCGTGCAACCAACTCTGGTCTCCACGGTGTTAGGATCATGTCTGGCTGTAACGCTGCACTCTCCCAAGTTGGGAATTGGTACCATCTGTCACGCTTTCCTGCCAGACAGCCTACAAGACAGACGACAAAGTACTCCTGAGCCACAGGTCTGCCGTTTTGTCGACACAGCACTGCAAAACATGTTGGAAACCATGGACAAAGTCGGTATCCCCCGACGTGATCTGGTCATCAAAATGTTCGGGGGCGGAAGCGGCATGGTTGCCTGCAAAACCCCCTCAGGCGGCTTCAACATAGGCAAACGCAACATTGAAATGGCCCGACGACTTCTCAAATTTGCCCGACTCCCCATCCAAGTGGAAGACGTGGGCGGTTCTCAGGGACGCAAACTCATGTTCCATACCCAGACTGGAGAAATCTGGGTCAAAAAACTACGAAAATCAGAATGTAGCGGAGACGCGTCAGGCAACGCCGGATCCAAATTTTAG
- a CDS encoding AMIN domain-containing protein: MSKKSGKWAILLGLCVAIAFIASTTFVPSGDAETPVRNELRMSVDFTILPMVLPDGTETPAQSAENQGLGEPEVITLPEEPQAVATPDQKPIKPQPEVTEPTPPVVKEQTPQTPGKVKSVAVKETDTGFTITIQTDRPVADTSYINLTTPRRLVFDLIGSWKYHNANVIRLDGSVKHVVVGEHPDRLRLVIHFRTPPANAIKPTVNTTDTTLTATVALQ, from the coding sequence ATGTCGAAAAAATCTGGTAAATGGGCCATTCTCCTAGGACTATGCGTTGCCATAGCCTTCATAGCGAGCACGACGTTCGTCCCTTCCGGTGACGCTGAAACCCCTGTACGCAATGAATTACGCATGAGTGTTGATTTCACGATTCTTCCCATGGTTTTACCTGATGGAACAGAAACTCCGGCACAATCCGCTGAAAATCAAGGTCTTGGTGAACCGGAAGTCATCACTCTTCCTGAAGAGCCCCAAGCTGTTGCCACTCCAGATCAGAAACCTATAAAACCACAGCCCGAAGTCACAGAGCCTACACCTCCTGTCGTAAAAGAACAGACTCCACAAACACCTGGCAAAGTAAAAAGTGTCGCCGTGAAAGAAACGGACACCGGTTTCACCATCACCATTCAAACAGACCGCCCTGTTGCCGATACCAGTTATATAAACCTGACCACCCCCCGACGATTGGTTTTCGACCTGATCGGATCATGGAAATACCACAATGCGAATGTGATCAGACTGGACGGCTCCGTCAAACATGTCGTGGTTGGAGAGCACCCAGACCGCCTCAGGCTTGTAATTCACTTCCGCACTCCACCAGCAAATGCCATCAAGCCCACGGTAAACACCACTGATACGACACTGACTGCGACGGTCGCACTTCAATAA
- the budA gene encoding acetolactate decarboxylase, translated as MKTTLKHLYCLLLLLTLTTFSSGLAVAGDSLYQYSTIDALLAGLYDGELTIKNLMFQGDFGLGTLNGIDGELVVLDGTPYHISAGGKATVPADSAKVPFATVSFFEEDMILKLDRIQSLQDLNKAITLGLPSKNAFYAIRIDGRFAFVKARAIPKQNPPYEPLHEVVKHQVVVQFSGEGTLVGYYSPSFVKGVNVPGYHWHFITKDRTGGGHVLDCSFAPTTARLDSVYAFSVKLPESHEFSELDLSGDKSSELEKVEKAPTKKE; from the coding sequence ATGAAAACCACGCTGAAACACCTCTACTGCCTCCTACTCCTCCTTACCTTAACAACCTTTTCCAGCGGTCTGGCCGTTGCAGGGGATTCCCTTTATCAATATTCCACAATCGACGCCCTGCTGGCCGGTCTCTATGACGGGGAATTGACCATCAAGAACCTCATGTTTCAAGGAGACTTCGGCCTCGGGACACTCAACGGTATTGACGGAGAATTGGTGGTACTGGACGGCACCCCCTACCATATCAGCGCAGGAGGCAAAGCGACTGTCCCCGCCGACAGTGCCAAGGTACCTTTTGCCACGGTTTCATTTTTCGAAGAGGACATGATCCTCAAGCTGGACCGAATACAGTCATTACAGGATCTCAACAAAGCCATAACCCTCGGATTGCCCTCAAAAAACGCCTTTTATGCCATCCGCATTGATGGCCGGTTTGCTTTTGTAAAGGCCCGGGCCATTCCCAAACAGAATCCTCCTTATGAACCGCTACACGAAGTGGTCAAACATCAGGTGGTGGTCCAATTCTCGGGTGAAGGCACTTTGGTTGGCTACTATTCGCCATCTTTTGTCAAAGGCGTTAATGTCCCAGGCTATCACTGGCATTTCATCACCAAGGACCGGACAGGCGGCGGCCATGTTCTGGACTGTTCATTTGCCCCGACCACCGCTCGCCTGGACTCCGTGTATGCTTTCTCCGTCAAACTGCCCGAATCCCATGAATTCAGTGAACTAGACCTTTCTGGAGACAAAAGCAGCGAATTGGAGAAAGTGGAAAAAGCCCCAACCAAAAAAGAATAA